A DNA window from Bacteroides cellulosilyticus contains the following coding sequences:
- a CDS encoding 2-oxoacid:acceptor oxidoreductase family protein: MKEEIIIAGFGGQGVLSMGKILAYSGLMEDKEVSWMPAYGPEQRGGTANVTVIVSDEKISSPILSKYDAAIILNQPSLEKFESKVKTGGILIYDGYGIINPPTRKDIKVYRIDAMDAANEMNNAKAFNMIVLGGLLKLKPMVTLDSVLRGLKKTLPERHHHLIPMNEEAIKKGMELIKEV; the protein is encoded by the coding sequence ATGAAAGAAGAAATCATTATAGCAGGCTTCGGCGGACAAGGCGTATTGTCTATGGGAAAGATTTTGGCATACTCGGGACTGATGGAAGATAAGGAAGTGAGTTGGATGCCCGCTTACGGACCGGAACAACGTGGTGGTACAGCCAACGTTACGGTGATTGTAAGCGATGAGAAAATCTCCTCTCCTATCCTGAGCAAGTATGACGCTGCCATTATTCTGAACCAGCCCTCACTGGAGAAATTCGAAAGTAAGGTAAAGACGGGCGGTATCCTGATTTACGACGGATATGGTATCATCAACCCGCCGACGCGTAAGGATATCAAAGTGTATCGTATCGACGCAATGGATGCAGCCAATGAAATGAATAATGCCAAAGCATTCAACATGATTGTGCTGGGTGGATTGCTGAAACTGAAACCGATGGTTACGCTGGATAGCGTACTCAGAGGCTTGAAGAAGACATTGCCCGAACGTCATCATCACTTGATACCGATGAATGAAGAAGCGATTAAAAAAGGAATGGAATTGATTAAAGAGGTATAA
- a CDS encoding tetratricopeptide repeat protein, protein MEQLKTIKELINQGDVAEAIRQLDEYLITDSTDRDEAFYLLGNAYRKQGNWQLALNNYQCAIDLNPDSPAREAYRMAMDILNFFNKDMYNQ, encoded by the coding sequence ATGGAGCAACTGAAAACTATCAAAGAGCTTATCAATCAAGGAGATGTAGCAGAAGCTATCCGGCAGCTCGATGAATATCTGATCACCGACTCTACCGACCGGGACGAAGCTTTCTATCTCCTGGGAAATGCCTACCGCAAACAAGGTAACTGGCAACTGGCTTTGAACAACTACCAGTGTGCTATCGACCTTAATCCCGACAGCCCTGCCCGCGAAGCCTATCGTATGGCAATGGATATCCTGAATTTCTTCAATAAGGATATGTACAATCAATAA
- a CDS encoding transporter substrate-binding domain-containing protein, translating into MKIPKAKILKYAAMGIIAAFIATFFFKKEKQQGHPRDYAEIAAEKIIRAATEYNSISFYVDGDTLSGFHYELIEAFARDHGWKAAITPEMSFDKRLEGLATGEFDVIAYGILATSELKDSLLLTTPIVLNKQVLVQRKAISPTDSLFVKSQLDLAGKTLHVVKGSPSILRIRNLGNEIGDTIYIKEIDKYGSEQLISLVAHGDIDYAVCDESIARAVADSLPQIDINTDISFTQFYSWGVSKQSPVLLDSLNSWLQTFRNSDEFKSIYRKYYRTSNKR; encoded by the coding sequence ATGAAGATCCCGAAAGCCAAGATTCTGAAATACGCTGCTATGGGTATAATAGCTGCCTTCATTGCTACCTTCTTTTTTAAAAAGGAGAAGCAGCAAGGGCATCCGCGTGACTATGCAGAAATTGCAGCCGAGAAAATAATCCGTGCTGCCACAGAATATAACTCCATCAGTTTCTATGTTGACGGAGATACGCTATCGGGCTTTCATTATGAACTGATAGAAGCGTTTGCCCGTGACCATGGCTGGAAAGCTGCCATCACTCCCGAAATGAGTTTTGACAAACGGCTGGAAGGACTTGCAACAGGCGAGTTCGATGTTATCGCTTATGGTATTCTCGCCACCAGTGAACTGAAAGACTCTTTGCTCCTTACTACTCCGATTGTACTTAATAAACAGGTTCTCGTACAGCGCAAAGCCATATCTCCCACTGACTCTCTATTCGTTAAAAGTCAGTTAGACCTGGCAGGCAAAACCCTGCACGTAGTGAAAGGATCGCCTTCCATCCTCCGTATTCGTAATCTGGGAAACGAAATTGGTGACACTATATATATTAAGGAAATAGATAAATACGGTTCGGAACAGCTGATATCACTTGTAGCTCATGGGGATATAGATTATGCCGTATGCGATGAAAGCATCGCCCGTGCCGTAGCGGATAGTCTTCCACAGATAGATATCAATACCGATATCAGTTTTACCCAGTTCTATTCCTGGGGAGTCAGCAAACAATCACCTGTTCTATTGGACAGCCTCAACAGCTGGCTTCAGACTTTTCGGAACAGTGATGAGTTTAAATCTATCTACCGTAAATATTACCGGACTTCAAATAAAAGATAA
- the rpiB gene encoding ribose 5-phosphate isomerase B, producing the protein MKTIGICSDHAGFELKQYVKGWLETKGWEYKDFGTYTTESCDYADFAHPLALAVEAGECYPGIAICGSGEGISMTLNKHQGIRAALCWTAEIAHLARQHNDANVLVMPGRFISTEEADMIMREFFSTQFEGGRHQKRIDKIPVR; encoded by the coding sequence ATGAAAACAATTGGAATTTGTTCCGACCACGCCGGATTTGAATTGAAACAATACGTCAAGGGGTGGTTGGAAACTAAAGGATGGGAATACAAAGACTTCGGAACCTATACAACGGAAAGCTGCGACTATGCGGACTTTGCTCATCCCCTGGCATTGGCCGTTGAAGCCGGAGAGTGTTACCCGGGTATTGCTATCTGCGGAAGTGGTGAAGGTATCAGCATGACACTGAACAAACATCAGGGTATTCGTGCTGCGCTTTGCTGGACAGCGGAAATTGCCCATCTGGCACGTCAGCATAATGATGCCAACGTACTCGTCATGCCGGGACGCTTCATCAGCACCGAAGAAGCTGATATGATTATGAGAGAATTCTTCAGCACACAGTTTGAGGGTGGACGCCATCAGAAGCGTATTGATAAAATACCGGTGAGATAA
- a CDS encoding indolepyruvate ferredoxin oxidoreductase subunit alpha — MAKIKGAIVVDTERCKGCNLCVVACPLHVIALTKEVNVKGYNYAHQILEDTCNGCASCAQVCPDGCISVFKVKVE, encoded by the coding sequence ATGGCAAAGATTAAAGGAGCAATCGTAGTGGACACCGAACGGTGCAAAGGCTGCAATCTATGCGTGGTAGCCTGTCCTCTGCATGTAATAGCCCTCACCAAAGAGGTGAACGTAAAAGGGTATAACTATGCCCACCAAATATTGGAAGATACCTGCAACGGCTGTGCGTCGTGCGCCCAGGTTTGCCCGGACGGATGTATCTCTGTTTTTAAAGTAAAAGTTGAATAA
- a CDS encoding glycoside hydrolase family 28 protein yields MKKVLGIISLLLSATLATANSIDFDKAFKESAKIEKQIKKTSFPKQTYLITDFGAKPDTPDTPCHEAINQAIVTCCLNGGGTVVVPKGTFYTGPITLKSNVNFHVEEGAVLKFSTDQSLYFPGVITRWEGIDCYNARPLIYAYGETNIAITGKGTIDGQGSNETWWPMCGAPRYGWKEGMVAQRNGGRERLLMYGETSTPIYKRVMTPEDGLRPQLINLYSCNTVLIEDVTLLNSPFWVIHPLFCESLTVRGVYVYNRGPNGDGCDPESCKNVLIENCTFDTGDDCIAIKSGRNQDGRKWGVPSENIIVRGCYMKKGHGGVVIGSEISGGYRNLYVENCKMDSPDLDRVIRIKTSTCRGGLIENVFVRNVTVGQCREAVLRINLQYENRENCNRGFTPTVRNVHLKNVTCEKSKLGVLIIGLDDDDHVYNISVEDSHFNNVAKDGNDIKGAKDVTFKNLYINGKLVK; encoded by the coding sequence ATGAAAAAAGTACTCGGAATTATTTCCCTGCTTCTCTCGGCCACATTGGCAACAGCCAACTCGATAGATTTCGATAAGGCTTTCAAGGAGAGTGCAAAGATTGAAAAGCAAATCAAGAAAACATCTTTCCCAAAACAGACGTATCTCATTACGGACTTTGGTGCCAAGCCCGACACCCCGGATACTCCCTGCCATGAGGCAATCAACCAAGCTATCGTTACATGTTGCCTGAATGGTGGTGGTACGGTTGTAGTTCCCAAAGGTACATTCTACACAGGTCCCATCACACTGAAAAGCAACGTCAACTTTCATGTAGAAGAAGGAGCCGTATTGAAATTTTCAACTGACCAGAGCCTCTACTTTCCCGGAGTTATCACCCGTTGGGAAGGAATAGACTGCTATAATGCCCGCCCGCTGATTTATGCATACGGTGAAACAAATATCGCCATCACCGGTAAAGGGACTATCGACGGACAAGGCTCTAACGAAACCTGGTGGCCTATGTGTGGCGCTCCCCGTTATGGCTGGAAAGAAGGTATGGTGGCACAACGCAACGGCGGACGGGAACGCCTGCTGATGTACGGTGAAACCTCCACTCCTATTTATAAACGTGTAATGACACCTGAAGACGGATTACGTCCGCAACTTATCAACCTGTACTCATGTAATACAGTGCTGATAGAAGATGTAACTTTATTGAATTCTCCTTTCTGGGTTATTCATCCGCTATTCTGCGAAAGCCTTACCGTACGCGGCGTATACGTTTATAATCGCGGTCCCAATGGCGATGGCTGCGACCCTGAATCCTGCAAAAATGTATTGATAGAGAACTGTACCTTCGATACCGGAGATGACTGTATTGCTATCAAGTCCGGACGTAACCAGGACGGACGTAAATGGGGTGTTCCCAGCGAGAACATCATTGTACGCGGCTGTTATATGAAAAAAGGACATGGCGGTGTAGTCATCGGTAGCGAAATCTCCGGCGGATATCGCAACCTGTATGTAGAAAACTGTAAGATGGATAGCCCAGACCTCGACCGTGTTATCCGCATCAAGACCAGCACCTGCCGCGGCGGACTGATTGAAAATGTGTTCGTGCGTAACGTCACCGTAGGCCAGTGTCGCGAAGCCGTGCTGCGCATCAACCTGCAATACGAAAACCGTGAGAACTGTAACCGCGGTTTTACTCCTACTGTCCGCAACGTTCACCTAAAAAATGTAACCTGCGAAAAGAGCAAACTTGGTGTCCTTATTATCGGTCTCGACGACGATGATCATGTGTACAATATCAGCGTTGAAGATTCCCACTTTAATAATGTTGCCAAAGATGGAAATGACATAAAAGGAGCTAAAGACGTTACGTTCAAAAATCTCTATATAAATGGAAAACTTGTAAAGTAG
- a CDS encoding putative porin, with product MGLLAAQAQRPLNTLDNRDRYGNQVDPSTQPDSLDTSTDVQSIPPKLYMWQLSETLGNRTIVPADTLSLNFQNTNLVDGMTGQYNFLGNLGSPRLSRIFFDRESTEPTIFMTPFSSFFVRPDQVFFTNSNVPYTNLTYYKAGNKINGEERFKSYFSVNVNKRLAFGFNFDYLYGRGYYSNQSTSHFNAGIFGSYIGERYQLQAVYNNFFMKMNENGGIANDGYITRPDTMADGKKEYESTTIPVKLEQTSNRNKDFYIYLTQRYRLGFKRRVLKEVAQNNNVKQNFAPTAASTAMIPDTAITDSLGIDSLGADSLGTDSLSAERLAMRKSLSLDSLNNATALAEDTNYVEEFVPVTSFIHTFKVERSRHRFQSYNEPEGMYENTYFNKNGSVSRDSTTAFSIKNIFGIALLEGFNKYAKAGLTAYISHKFSRYDLMNADSMTVDRFTEQEIFVGGELAKRQGKVLHYSIDGEIGIMDKALGQFRVHGNMDLNFRLGKDTVNLIARGFVTNTLPSFYMRHYHSNHFFWDNDNMEKEFRTRVEGELNIDRWGTNLRAGVENIKNYTYFNQKAVPEQYSGNIQILSATLKQNFRAGIFHLDNEVTWQKSSNETILPLPQLSLYSNLYILTKLAKKVLTVQLGADVRYFTKYNAPAYTPAVQQFHLQPGNDQVEIGGYPIVNIYANLQLKRTRLFAMYSHVNQGMGTRNSFLVPHYPINPSLLKLGVSWNFYD from the coding sequence TTGGGATTGCTGGCAGCACAGGCACAGCGACCACTCAATACATTGGATAATCGTGACCGCTATGGGAATCAGGTTGACCCGTCAACACAACCAGATAGCCTGGATACCAGCACTGACGTTCAAAGTATTCCGCCTAAACTCTATATGTGGCAATTAAGCGAGACTCTGGGTAACCGGACCATCGTTCCTGCCGACACTCTTTCCTTGAATTTCCAGAATACAAACCTGGTAGACGGTATGACGGGACAATACAATTTCCTGGGTAATCTCGGTTCTCCTCGTCTTTCACGTATATTCTTTGATCGTGAAAGCACCGAACCGACTATTTTTATGACGCCATTCTCCAGTTTCTTTGTTCGTCCCGATCAGGTATTCTTCACCAACAGTAATGTTCCTTATACAAATCTGACTTATTATAAAGCGGGTAATAAGATAAACGGTGAAGAGCGATTCAAATCTTATTTTTCTGTCAATGTAAACAAACGGTTGGCATTTGGCTTCAATTTCGATTACCTGTACGGACGTGGATACTACTCCAATCAGTCTACTTCGCACTTCAATGCCGGTATATTCGGAAGTTATATTGGTGAACGCTACCAACTGCAAGCTGTCTACAACAACTTCTTCATGAAGATGAATGAAAACGGTGGTATAGCAAATGACGGTTACATTACCCGCCCCGATACAATGGCTGACGGTAAGAAAGAATATGAATCCACCACTATTCCTGTGAAGCTGGAACAGACTTCAAACCGTAACAAAGACTTCTATATTTACCTTACGCAACGCTATCGGTTAGGATTCAAGCGGAGAGTATTGAAAGAAGTAGCCCAAAACAATAACGTTAAACAAAACTTCGCTCCCACGGCAGCATCTACTGCCATGATTCCCGACACTGCCATTACAGACAGCTTAGGTATTGATAGTTTAGGTGCTGACAGTTTAGGCACCGACAGCCTTTCAGCAGAAAGGCTTGCAATGAGAAAAAGCCTGAGTCTGGATAGCCTTAACAACGCCACCGCCTTGGCAGAAGATACCAACTACGTTGAAGAATTCGTCCCTGTCACAAGTTTCATTCATACTTTTAAAGTGGAGCGCTCACGCCATCGTTTCCAATCATACAACGAACCGGAGGGTATGTATGAAAACACTTACTTCAATAAAAACGGAAGTGTCAGCCGGGACTCCACCACAGCATTCAGCATAAAGAACATCTTTGGCATAGCCCTGTTGGAAGGTTTCAACAAATATGCCAAAGCAGGATTAACCGCTTATATCTCTCATAAGTTCAGCCGTTATGACCTGATGAATGCAGATTCCATGACGGTAGACCGCTTTACGGAACAAGAAATATTTGTGGGCGGTGAACTTGCCAAACGACAAGGTAAAGTCCTTCACTATTCCATAGATGGTGAAATAGGTATTATGGACAAAGCGCTGGGGCAATTCCGTGTACATGGTAATATGGATTTGAATTTCCGATTGGGAAAAGATACGGTAAACCTTATCGCACGAGGTTTTGTGACGAATACACTACCATCTTTCTATATGCGGCATTATCACTCCAACCATTTCTTCTGGGACAATGACAATATGGAGAAAGAATTCCGTACCCGTGTAGAAGGCGAATTAAACATTGACCGCTGGGGTACTAATCTTCGTGCCGGTGTAGAAAACATCAAGAACTATACCTATTTCAACCAGAAAGCTGTACCCGAGCAGTATAGCGGTAATATACAAATACTTTCAGCAACACTGAAACAGAACTTCCGTGCAGGTATTTTCCATTTGGATAACGAAGTAACCTGGCAAAAGTCAAGCAATGAAACAATTCTCCCATTGCCACAACTTTCACTATACTCCAACTTATACATTCTGACCAAGTTGGCAAAGAAAGTTCTTACGGTGCAATTGGGAGCCGATGTGCGCTATTTCACCAAATACAATGCGCCGGCCTATACGCCTGCCGTTCAGCAATTCCACCTGCAACCGGGAAATGACCAGGTAGAGATAGGTGGTTATCCTATAGTGAACATTTATGCAAACCTGCAACTGAAGCGTACGCGGCTATTCGCTATGTACTCTCACGTAAATCAAGGCATGGGTACGCGTAATTCTTTCCTTGTACCACACTACCCCATCAACCCGAGCCTGCTTAAGCTAGGTGTTTCGTGGAATTTCTACGATTAA
- a CDS encoding thiamine pyrophosphate-dependent enzyme, with translation MTKEDIIKPENLVYKKPTLMNDNPMHYCPGCSHGVVHKLIAEVIEEMGMEDKAVGISPVGCAVFIYNYLDIDWQEAAHGRAPALATAIKRLWPDRLVFTYQGDGDLACIGTAETIHALNRGENITIIFINNAIYGMTGGQMAPTTLVGMKTSTSPYGRDVHLHGYPLKMADIAAQLEGTAYVTRQSVQTVGAIRKAKKAIRKAFENSMAGKGSNLVEIVSTCNSGWKQTPAQSNKWMEEHMFPFYPLGDLKDK, from the coding sequence ATGACAAAAGAAGATATTATCAAGCCTGAGAATCTGGTTTATAAGAAACCGACTCTGATGAACGATAATCCCATGCACTACTGTCCGGGATGCAGCCACGGTGTGGTACACAAGCTGATAGCCGAAGTAATCGAAGAAATGGGCATGGAAGACAAAGCAGTAGGTATCTCCCCCGTGGGATGTGCCGTGTTCATCTATAACTATCTGGATATTGACTGGCAGGAAGCTGCACACGGACGTGCACCCGCTCTTGCCACTGCGATCAAGCGCCTGTGGCCGGACAGACTGGTATTCACTTACCAGGGAGACGGTGACCTGGCATGTATCGGTACGGCAGAAACAATTCATGCACTGAACCGCGGTGAAAACATTACTATCATCTTCATCAACAACGCCATTTATGGTATGACGGGTGGGCAGATGGCTCCTACTACCCTGGTCGGCATGAAGACTTCTACCAGTCCTTACGGACGTGATGTTCATTTGCACGGTTATCCGCTGAAGATGGCAGATATCGCCGCACAACTGGAAGGAACCGCTTACGTTACCCGCCAGAGTGTACAAACAGTCGGTGCTATCCGCAAAGCAAAAAAAGCCATCCGCAAAGCATTCGAGAACTCCATGGCAGGCAAAGGCTCCAACCTGGTAGAAATCGTTTCTACTTGTAACTCCGGTTGGAAACAGACACCTGCGCAATCTAACAAATGGATGGAAGAGCACATGTTCCCGTTCTATCCGCTGGGTGACTTGAAAGATAAATAA
- a CDS encoding 3-methyl-2-oxobutanoate dehydrogenase subunit VorB encodes MAEEVVLMKGNEAIAHAAIRCGADGYFGYPITPQSEVLETLAELKPWETTGMVVLQAESEVAAINMVYGGAGSGKMVLTSSSSPGVSLKQEGISYLAGAELPCLIVNVMRGGPGLGTIQPSQADYFQTVKGGGHGDYRLITLAPASVQEMADFVGLAFDLAFKYRNPAIILADGVIGQMMEKVVLPPQKPRRTDAEVIEQCPWATTGRVNGRKPNIITSLELKPEEMEKNNIRFQAKYKLIEENEVRFEEINCEDADYLIIAFGSMARIGQKAMELAREEGIKVGILRPITLWPFPTKAIAAYAEKVKGMLVTELNAGQMVEDVRLAVNGKVKVEHFGRLGGIVPDPEEIVSALKEKLIEK; translated from the coding sequence ATGGCAGAAGAAGTTGTATTAATGAAAGGAAACGAAGCCATCGCCCACGCCGCTATCCGTTGCGGTGCTGATGGATACTTCGGTTATCCTATTACTCCGCAATCGGAAGTATTGGAAACTCTTGCCGAACTGAAACCCTGGGAAACTACCGGTATGGTAGTACTGCAGGCAGAAAGTGAAGTGGCAGCTATTAATATGGTGTACGGCGGTGCCGGAAGTGGAAAGATGGTATTAACCTCATCGTCCAGCCCCGGTGTCAGCCTGAAACAAGAAGGTATCTCCTACCTGGCAGGTGCCGAATTACCCTGTTTGATTGTAAACGTAATGCGTGGCGGTCCCGGATTGGGAACCATCCAACCCAGTCAGGCAGACTACTTCCAGACTGTTAAGGGTGGAGGTCACGGTGACTACCGTCTGATTACTTTGGCTCCCGCTTCCGTACAGGAAATGGCTGATTTCGTTGGATTGGCCTTTGATCTTGCCTTCAAATATCGCAACCCGGCTATCATTCTTGCCGACGGTGTTATCGGTCAGATGATGGAAAAGGTTGTATTGCCTCCGCAAAAGCCCCGCCGTACAGATGCAGAAGTTATCGAGCAATGCCCGTGGGCTACTACCGGTAGAGTAAACGGACGCAAGCCCAATATCATTACTTCTCTGGAACTGAAACCGGAAGAGATGGAAAAGAATAACATCCGCTTCCAGGCTAAATACAAACTGATTGAAGAAAACGAAGTACGCTTCGAAGAAATCAATTGTGAAGATGCCGATTACCTGATTATCGCCTTCGGTTCTATGGCCCGTATCGGGCAAAAAGCAATGGAACTTGCACGCGAAGAAGGTATCAAAGTCGGTATACTGCGCCCCATTACCCTTTGGCCCTTCCCCACAAAAGCCATTGCAGCCTATGCTGAAAAAGTGAAAGGCATGCTGGTTACCGAATTGAATGCGGGACAGATGGTTGAAGATGTACGCCTCGCTGTGAATGGTAAAGTAAAAGTAGAACACTTCGGGCGTCTCGGCGGTATCGTACCCGATCCGGAAGAGATTGTAAGTGCACTGAAAGAAAAATTAATCGAGAAATGA